Within the Solibacillus silvestris genome, the region CGCATTGCGACAGCTCCAATATCGTATAAAGGCAATACAACACTTGTAAGTTTTGGTCGTACCATGCGCGCTAGTTTTGAATTTTCGAAGCTGATAATTTCAACATCATCCGGCACATTTTTTCCGCTATCTTGAATGCCATGTACTAGTCCAATTGCAAGCTCATCATTCCCGACAAAAATAGCTGTAGGCGGTTGCTGTAGTTCACTTAAATTCTCCCAGCTTTCCAATCCATCATCATAGGAACCATCTCCAGCAACAATCAATGCATCATCTATTTCAATGTTTGCTTTTTCAAGCGCATCTTTATAGGCTGCAAGTTTATGCTGACCATTCACTGTATACTGTAGCGGACCAGAGACAAAGGCAATTCGCGTATGTCCATTATCAATTAGTGTTTCTACAGCTTCAAATGCCGCATTATAATAATCAATGTTTACAGAAGCTACTTTTTCAGTTGAACTGATCGATCCTGCCAATACTATCGGTACAGGACATGCCTCCACCGCGCGTTGAATATTGTCTGTTACCTCTTCACTCATCATGACAATACCGTCAACCTGTTTTCCTAGCATTGTATCAAGCAGAGACAACTCTTTTTCTTCATTTTGATCTGAATTTGCTAAAATGATATTATAGCGGTACATTGTCGCAATATCTTCAATGCCTCGTGCCAGCTCAGCATTTAAATTATTCGAAATATCAGGGATGATGACTCCTACTGATGTTGTTTTTTTACTTGCTAAGCCACGTGCTACTGCATTTGGACGATATTCGAGACGCTCAATCACTTCCAACACTTTTTTTCTTGTTGCAGGCTTAACATTTTGATTTCCATTTACTACGCGAGATACGGTTGCCATTGATACATTCGCCTCACGTGCAACATCATAAATTGTGACAGTCAAAAGTTTCTCCCCCTTTTTATCATAGTGATACAAGTTTTTATAAACGACTAGTAGAACTAATTGTTATGTATAGCTTCATCATATAATATTTCCATTTCTATTTTCAATCTAAAACCCAGTGAATACGTGGTTTTTTCGTCAATTGTCTTAAAATATTCAAAAAGTATGCTACCAAAACGATAGCACTTGTTAAAAATTGTAAATCACTCTACCACTT harbors:
- a CDS encoding catabolite control protein A; the encoded protein is MTVTIYDVAREANVSMATVSRVVNGNQNVKPATRKKVLEVIERLEYRPNAVARGLASKKTTSVGVIIPDISNNLNAELARGIEDIATMYRYNIILANSDQNEEKELSLLDTMLGKQVDGIVMMSEEVTDNIQRAVEACPVPIVLAGSISSTEKVASVNIDYYNAAFEAVETLIDNGHTRIAFVSGPLQYTVNGQHKLAAYKDALEKANIEIDDALIVAGDGSYDDGLESWENLSELQQPPTAIFVGNDELAIGLVHGIQDSGKNVPDDVEIISFENSKLARMVRPKLTSVVLPLYDIGAVAMRLLTKYMNKEEVEQQHVILPHRIEKRGSSK